Proteins encoded within one genomic window of Suricata suricatta isolate VVHF042 chromosome 17, meerkat_22Aug2017_6uvM2_HiC, whole genome shotgun sequence:
- the FAM104A gene encoding protein FAM104A isoform X3, which produces MGLPWKRRRNGNEEDHHLPPQTKRSSRNPVLHDSWDTETVPVTKNSKENRLRGNRVFCVSSSSDSGGSSSGSSIHSPDRASGPESSLSHMGAGSGPNTPQPVPEQSALCQGPYFHINQTLKEAHFQSLQHRGRPLT; this is translated from the exons gaaaaggagaaggaatggCAACGAAGAGGACCACCATCTTCCCCCCCAAACCAAAAGGAGTAGTAGAAACCCCGTCCTTCACGATTCCTGGGACACAGAG ACAGTACCTGTAAcgaaaaacagtaaagaaaacagaCTAAGAGGAAACAGAGTGTTCTGCGTG tcTTCCAGCAGCGACAGCGGCGggagcagcagcggcagcagcatcCACAGCCCGGACAGAGCGAGCGGGCCCGAGAGCAGCTTGAGCCACATGGGCGCCGGGTCCGGCCCGAACACCCCCCAGCCCGTTCCCGAGCAGTCCGCGCTGTGCCAAGGCCCTTACTTCCACATCAACCAGACCCTGAAGGAGGCCCACTTCCAGAGCCTGCAGCACCGAGGACGGCCTCTGACATGA